One segment of Tamlana crocina DNA contains the following:
- the lptB gene encoding LPS export ABC transporter ATP-binding protein gives MILKAENLMKSYSGRKVVKDVSLKVEQGEIVGLLGPNGAGKTTSFYMIVGLIKPNGGHIFLDNTEITKYPMYKRAQNGIGYLAQEASVFRKLSIEDNILSVLQLTKLSKKEQLHKMESLIEEFSLGHIRKNRGDLLSGGERRRTEIARALATDPSFILLDEPFAGVDPVAVEDIQRIVAQLTKKNIGILITDHNVQETLAITDRTYLMFEGSILKAGEPEELANDEMVRKVYLGQNFELRKKKIRD, from the coding sequence ATGATTTTAAAGGCCGAAAATTTAATGAAGTCCTACAGCGGACGAAAAGTGGTGAAAGATGTTTCGCTTAAGGTGGAACAAGGTGAAATTGTTGGACTTTTAGGCCCTAATGGTGCTGGAAAAACAACGTCGTTTTATATGATTGTGGGCTTAATAAAGCCCAACGGTGGCCATATATTTTTAGACAATACCGAAATTACCAAATACCCCATGTACAAACGGGCCCAAAATGGTATTGGTTATTTGGCACAAGAGGCTTCTGTGTTTAGAAAACTGAGTATTGAAGATAATATTTTAAGCGTGCTGCAACTTACCAAATTGAGCAAAAAAGAACAGCTCCATAAAATGGAATCGCTTATTGAAGAATTTAGTTTGGGCCATATCCGAAAAAACCGAGGAGATTTGCTCTCTGGTGGTGAGCGCCGACGTACCGAAATTGCCCGTGCCTTGGCTACCGACCCGAGTTTCATCCTTTTAGATGAACCCTTTGCTGGCGTTGACCCCGTGGCTGTTGAAGACATTCAGCGTATTGTGGCACAGCTTACCAAAAAGAACATTGGCATTTTAATTACCGACCACAACGTACAGGAAACTTTGGCCATTACAGACCGCACCTATTTGATGTTTGAAGGCAGTATTTTAAAAGCTGGAGAACCCGAAGAATTGGCCAACGACGAAATGGTTCGAAAAGTGTATTTAGGTCAGAATTTTGAACTACGGAAGAAAAAAATTAGAGACTAA
- the tatC gene encoding twin-arginine translocase subunit TatC, whose translation MAKKNINEMSFLDHLEDLRWHLIRICLAVIIVATLAFIFSRFIFDQIIFAPLRMSFPTYNFLCQAANFIGVDTTFCAEEMPMIIQNRTMAGQFSADIWTAILGGFIISFPYVIYQLWKFISPGLHDNERKHSRGFIIISSLLFFIGVFFGYYIVTPLSLNFLANYSISDVVDNQIDISSYIALVRSSALASGLIFELPIIIYFLTKIGLVTPQILRKYRKYALVVVLILSAVITPPDIASQVIVAIPILILYQVSIYISKIVVKNQLKKEKEEQAVKHGH comes from the coding sequence ATGGCAAAAAAAAATATTAATGAGATGTCTTTTTTAGACCATCTCGAAGATTTACGCTGGCATTTAATCCGGATTTGTTTGGCGGTTATCATTGTCGCTACGCTGGCCTTTATTTTCAGCCGATTTATTTTCGACCAAATCATTTTCGCACCGCTAAGGATGAGCTTTCCAACTTACAATTTTTTATGTCAGGCTGCGAATTTCATTGGAGTGGACACAACGTTTTGTGCTGAAGAAATGCCTATGATTATTCAAAACCGCACCATGGCCGGGCAATTTTCGGCCGATATTTGGACGGCCATCTTAGGCGGATTCATCATTTCATTTCCCTACGTCATTTATCAACTTTGGAAATTTATAAGTCCCGGTTTGCACGATAACGAACGTAAACATTCCCGCGGCTTTATCATTATTTCATCGTTATTGTTTTTCATCGGTGTATTTTTTGGCTACTATATCGTTACGCCGTTGTCGCTTAATTTCTTAGCGAACTACAGCATTTCTGATGTTGTGGATAACCAAATTGATATCAGTTCGTATATTGCCTTGGTGCGCTCATCGGCTCTGGCTTCTGGCTTGATTTTCGAATTACCTATTATCATTTATTTTTTAACCAAAATAGGTTTGGTAACCCCGCAAATATTAAGGAAATACCGAAAGTACGCATTGGTAGTGGTATTAATTCTTTCGGCCGTTATTACACCTCCAGATATCGCCAGCCAGGTTATTGTGGCCATTCCGATTTTGATTCTTTACCAAGTGAGTATTTATATTTCAAAAATTGTGGTAAAAAATCAGTTGAAAAAAGAAAAAGAAGAACAAGCTGTTAAACACGGGCACTAA
- a CDS encoding DUF808 domain-containing protein, which translates to MASGIFALLDDIAALMDDVVVMTKLSTKKTAGILGDDLAVNAEKATGFVSSRELPVLWAITKGSFLNKLIILPVAFLLSSFLPWAITLILILGGIYLAFEGVEKIMEYLVPHRHEDDLKKIKNKEAGEILDVEKAKIKSAIFTDFILSVEIVIIALGTVLDKPIMFQVLVVSLVAIIATVGVYGIVALIVRMDDLGLALIKKSGNKKGILFGLGSMLVKALPIIIKSLSVIGTIALILVAGGIFSHNIEYFHHLMESWPSFIKDFILGLAVGFVAYLIVTGFKRLLRKTE; encoded by the coding sequence ATGGCTTCCGGAATTTTTGCCCTACTAGATGATATTGCAGCATTAATGGACGATGTTGTGGTAATGACCAAACTTTCAACTAAAAAAACCGCCGGCATATTGGGCGACGATTTAGCAGTAAATGCCGAAAAGGCCACAGGTTTTGTGTCGTCTCGCGAACTGCCCGTATTATGGGCCATAACCAAAGGGTCGTTTTTAAACAAACTGATTATTTTGCCCGTGGCGTTTTTGCTTAGTTCGTTTTTGCCCTGGGCCATTACCTTAATTTTAATCTTGGGCGGTATTTATTTAGCTTTTGAAGGTGTTGAAAAAATAATGGAATACCTGGTGCCACACAGACATGAAGATGACCTTAAAAAAATAAAGAACAAAGAAGCTGGCGAGATTTTGGATGTTGAAAAGGCCAAAATAAAATCGGCCATTTTTACTGATTTTATACTATCTGTCGAAATCGTGATTATCGCTTTGGGCACGGTTTTAGATAAGCCCATAATGTTTCAGGTTTTGGTAGTGTCGTTAGTGGCCATTATCGCTACCGTTGGGGTTTACGGTATAGTTGCGCTTATTGTAAGAATGGACGATTTAGGCTTGGCACTTATCAAAAAAAGTGGCAATAAAAAAGGAATTCTTTTTGGTTTGGGCAGTATGCTGGTAAAAGCGCTTCCCATTATCATTAAAAGTTTATCGGTTATCGGTACCATCGCGCTTATTTTGGTTGCTGGCGGTATCTTCTCGCATAATATTGAATATTTCCATCATCTCATGGAAAGCTGGCCATCTTTTATAAAAGACTTTATTTTAGGGTTGGCCGTGGGTTTTGTGGCGTACTTGATTGTAACAGGATTTAAAAGATTGCTCCGAAAGACAGAATAA